Genomic window (Leptospira weilii):
CGCAAGGGAAGCGGGAATCAACTATGACTATCTTTCAAAAAGCTTAAACGGACAACACTCGTATACTGAGGTTCGGGAAGCGTTCAAAAAGTTCAACGTTCCGTTTCGTATGGGAAAACCGTCTCACAAAAATTCCAAAAAACGCAGGAGCGCAGCATGAAAACAAAAACGCAACCTCAAACTACGTGGACTGAACCAAAACGTTGGGAAGTTTTCGAACCTACTAACGAAATTCAGCGCAAGGCCGCAACCGCCTACTGCAACGCAAAAATATATGCCGATCTAACGGACGTTCCAATCGATTTTCTGTTTCTCGCGGATCGACACAGACAACTGAATACCCAACACATTCCTTACGTGCGAATCGATATTCCTTCGCATACTGATTTTGCTGTGTATGTTCATGTTTGGATCGTTGCTAAACAATCACTACGGTTACGCGATGAGATTCAAGCCATAGAGAAAGAACTCAATTCCAAAAAACGGAGACGGATAGCGTGATGCACCACAACATAACCGGAGCCGCTTCTAACATACAAACTTCTTCTTCGGATATGCTCTCAGATTTTGAAGAAACGCTGATCTCAAACGTGGCGGACTCAGTAAAGGAGAAATTTCCGACGTTCGATTGGAGACGAGACGATCATAGCGAGATGAGCGATAAGCAAATCGTCGCTCTCTATCTGGTAAAAAACGACATCGCCCAAATCTGCGGAAATGATAAGGAAGCGATCCAGGAGTTTATGAGTATTCTCGAATATATTTTTGATGAGGAGTTCTCAGAATGATGACACAATATAAACTCGAATATCTGAAACGTAGTCTCTATCTCTCGAAAAAAAACGACGGGCGATAATTCACTCAGAACGGAAACGGAAATTATAGATATCCTACTCACTCGATGCGCACTCATGGAGGAATATCAAAAACAACATGATATTTCCGATCAATTCTATGATTGGCGGATGGATCAAAATATCGGTACGGAGGCATACACACGATGACAGTTAGCGAACGTATCTCTCTACTTCGGAGAAGTATTCTGCTGTCGAGACTTTATAAAAAGGACGGAAGTAGACGAAACCATATAGAAATCATCGAGTGTCTTCTGACTCGGAGTGCGATACTGGATGCGTTTCTCGAGGACCGGGAACTAAAAGGCAAATTCTCAGAGTGGTCGAATGAAAATTTAATTCAGGAGAGAACTAACAATGAAGCCTAATCTATGTGTTTATTGCGGAGAACAGAGACAACTTTTTCAAAACTATCTTTGTTCAAAATGTCTTCGACCAAACATGCAACGAGGATCGGCAACGATCAATAACATCCGTCCGTTTATACCAAAAACGAATCTGATAGCAATTAAAAACTTTCCGGACGGTGCCGCATGAATACGCCCAAAAAAGAAAAAATACAAAAAACTCTAAAAATAACGAAACGAGTTTTCGAAGAGTGCTGGAGGGAAATCCCAGAATACATGGCCAAAAAATTATCTGCTATCGAGTTGGCCGAATACATTCAGCGCCATATCCTCCCCGTAGTTACTAGAAGAATGTTATCAAACCCTTATATTCAATATAAGGCGAGTAGGCGCCTGATCGCGATCGCATAATGAAAAAAGAAAGCCGGGTTTTACTCAACGGAAAGCTAATCCATCGAGGCGATCTTTGGCGTCGCGGGCGAGTCATGTCCGAGCGCATTGGGCTGATCGTTATCGAGAGCAAGATGACCCTGCGGGACATCGCATGGTATTATTCCAAAAAGTGTCAACATATAACACCGGGATCTAACTATATGTTGACATTCGATCCAGCGGTCCTTTCCCACACGATAAAAGGGACTCGAAACACACAACGCTACGTGAAAGCAATAGAGGAGTCTTGGGGGCTTCCGATTGAGAATGTTCGCCGTATCTACCGTGAGGATAAGGAACGAGAAAGATTAGGAGAACCCTATAGTAGAGAAGAAATTCAGACATTCGCAAATTGGTATATTCAGATTTTAAAAATAAAAAGGGCGGCGTCATGAACCCACTAAAATCTAAACCGAAAACAAAAAACATAGATTTAACGATTTTGAAGGTATTTCTCACGTATCCGTCAATTTTTAGACATTATGCCGATGTCGCGCTCCTCACATCGAACCAGGGAAAAATCCGGACGATACATCGCTCCTTGGAAAGGCTGTATCAGGCGGAACTTCTCAAAAAATATAGATTCAGTTCTTATCTAAACGCCGAACTAATCAATTCTCTCTACGGTAAAAAAACAGCTCTGCGGGAAAATCTTTCATCATCCACAGAATATTCAACAGACCGCACCGTTGGAATAGAACTGCAACTGATCAAACACTTCATTTCGGATACATCCGGTCTTTGGACAATAACCGAACTTGCTCTTTTGCTGGCTCGATCCAGTGCAACGATTCAACACAACCTCAACGCGTTAGTCGAACACGGCTTAGTGATGCGTAACGCGGTGGACAATTTGAAAAACAAAACAAACCCGGTGCAGTATAAACTCGCCCCCGATTTCGCAATGAACTTATCTTCCGATAAACCAAAAATTTTGAAAACTATTCAGGAGACAATCACACAATGAATTTAGAAATATCAGACAGCAATATAGAAAATGCTCTCGTTCCAAAGACCGGCGGAGATTCGGAACGAGAACTATTAGCCAGAGCCATTTATTTGAGTCAGAGGATTCAAAGTAATCTCATCGCATTCTGTTTTGACTTAAAGGAGATGAGGGATCATAAACTTTTCACAAGATTAGGATTCGAGACATTCAAAGATTACCTACAAGCAACGATGCCCAAGTTTATCCCCATCAGTTTTGCAAAAAATATGCTGATGCTGTCGGACAAGATGAGCGAGGAAGAATACTCCGGAGTGGATCAGGATCAGATAAAGGCATTAGCCAAAATTGCGTCCGATTCGGATGTATATAAAATTACAGGAATGGGAACCGTTCATTTACTCGACGGCAAAGAACTTACTATCGAGGAATACGAGTCGATCCGTGCGGAAGAGATCGCACAGAACACGAAAACGTATCGTGAAGCGATTAAAGTTGTCGAGGAACATAAAGAACTAACAAAAGAAAAGTCTCGCTTAGAACGTGATCTTGAGGTCAACGAGAGTTTAATCGAAAAACAATCCGACAAGATAAAAAGCCTTAGCGAAGCAATCGATTATATCGCGAAAGAAAAAGGAACCGAATCCGATTTGATCGCAACGGTCACCACAAAGGTCGGAGCCTCGAAAAGAGTTATGGAACTCCTTCTGTCCATAGAACAAGCAGTAGTTGAGATCAATAATATCGACGATTCTTTGAAGGCGGACTCGGACGTCGCCGGTTCTGTTTTGCAACTCGAAACGATGTTCAAACTGGCAGGAACAAAACTCAACAACGTTTGGACTCCTTACTTCTTTGCGATTCAGGATCACGAATAAGAAGGTTTATCATGGGTCGCCGAGAGATCGACATAACAATTTTAAATGAACGTTTCACGATGTGGAGAAACGCATCTTCACGTTCGGATAAGAAAAGAATCGTTCTTACGTTTGCGGAACAATTCGGAGTTTCCAAGGAAACGATCTATGATCGTTTCCGAGAAATCGAGAACGGTGTTTCGAGAACGATAGTGGCCGGTTATTCAGGAGTTGCACAGATTCGAAAATCTCAGGATCAACTCGAAGAAGAAAAAGCCCACATGGTGACGATTGCGATGATCAAGCGCGGGGGAAAAGTTGGAAAACAAGGTTACGGAGTTTCCACAGAACTGGCAATTACCGCCGCCGAAAACGAAGGACTAATTCCGCGCGGGAAATACACAAGATCAACTGCTGATCGTTTACTCAATCAACTTGGAATTTCAACGAAGCTGATTGATACACCATCAGTAGCGACAGAACTCATTAGTCCGTATCCGAATCACTGTTGGATAGTAGATGCAACGATGAAGAATCATTATTTTTTGAATATTAAAAAGAACAGAATCGATTATAGAGACGATATCAAATACGATTCTTCGCATGCGATGGATATTTTAGAAAAACATGATTTAAAACGAATTTGGGATTACTTCATCGTAGATAACTATTCGAAATCTTACTTGATGATGACGTTCGCTCCAGATCCAAAAACGATCGGAGCGAAACACGGAGGAGAAAATACAGAAGATTGGATTACGTTTTTGACATATGCGATGCAGGCTAAAAGCAATTTGCAAATCCCTATCCAGGGAATTCCAAAACTTATTTTTTGTGACGAAGGTTCCGGTTTAAATTCGAATCACATGAAATCTTTTCTTGGTCGGCTTGGGATCGAGGTTAGAACTCACTTACCCGGCCACGCAAGCGCGAAAGGTGCGGTCGAGGCACGAGTCGGAGCGTATAAGCGAACCTTCGGAGTTACGATCAACAGAAATAGAATTTATTCCCTCGATGAATTAAGAAATTATGATAATCGCTATTTGATCTTTGACAACAATAAGAGCGGGGCATTTCAACGATGGGTGGATGGGACAAAAGACCATCCGATTACGAAAGCAACTCGTAAAAACATTCAAGACGCTCTTGTTACCGAAGACGAGAAAGTTATCACCAGATACGGAACGATCCAAATCGATAAACAACAATTTTTTGTAAGTTCAGAACTACCGCGCGGAACTAAGGTCGTTGTATTTACAAACAGCGAAGGGAAGAAATGCGCTCAAACCGATGACGGTAAAATCTTCCAAGTAAAACCGTATGGAAAGATTCAACGCAACATAGAGACATTCGAAATTTCCGATGGACGAGGACATGAAGTCCGCGTTTCAGAACTTCAACAATTACGAAAACATATTCAAGAAACTTCCCAAAAGTTTAAAGAAACGATCAAACAAGAATCCTATCTACGTGACACAAATATAACATTCTTCCCCGCACAAGGGGAGGATGCGGAGACACATGTTGCAATGGCTCCCTCGAAAATTTTAAAAGTGGATGAGGCGATTACGTACGTATTCAACGAAACCGGATTTACCGCGGATGAAATCGGTGAGGAGGATCTGGTAGCAATGCGTGAAGTTTTCAGGAAGTTCATCGATCAATACGGA
Coding sequences:
- a CDS encoding LIC13344 family protein, which codes for MHHNITGAASNIQTSSSDMLSDFEETLISNVADSVKEKFPTFDWRRDDHSEMSDKQIVALYLVKNDIAQICGNDKEAIQEFMSILEYIFDEEFSE
- a CDS encoding IclR family transcriptional regulator, producing the protein MNPLKSKPKTKNIDLTILKVFLTYPSIFRHYADVALLTSNQGKIRTIHRSLERLYQAELLKKYRFSSYLNAELINSLYGKKTALRENLSSSTEYSTDRTVGIELQLIKHFISDTSGLWTITELALLLARSSATIQHNLNALVEHGLVMRNAVDNLKNKTNPVQYKLAPDFAMNLSSDKPKILKTIQETITQ
- a CDS encoding DDE-type integrase/transposase/recombinase; this encodes MWRNASSRSDKKRIVLTFAEQFGVSKETIYDRFREIENGVSRTIVAGYSGVAQIRKSQDQLEEEKAHMVTIAMIKRGGKVGKQGYGVSTELAITAAENEGLIPRGKYTRSTADRLLNQLGISTKLIDTPSVATELISPYPNHCWIVDATMKNHYFLNIKKNRIDYRDDIKYDSSHAMDILEKHDLKRIWDYFIVDNYSKSYLMMTFAPDPKTIGAKHGGENTEDWITFLTYAMQAKSNLQIPIQGIPKLIFCDEGSGLNSNHMKSFLGRLGIEVRTHLPGHASAKGAVEARVGAYKRTFGVTINRNRIYSLDELRNYDNRYLIFDNNKSGAFQRWVDGTKDHPITKATRKNIQDALVTEDEKVITRYGTIQIDKQQFFVSSELPRGTKVVVFTNSEGKKCAQTDDGKIFQVKPYGKIQRNIETFEISDGRGHEVRVSELQQLRKHIQETSQKFKETIKQESYLRDTNITFFPAQGEDAETHVAMAPSKILKVDEAITYVFNETGFTADEIGEEDLVAMREVFRKFIDQYGHVPADTLYKIVNIYLGTGTNG